From Rhizophagus irregularis chromosome 9, complete sequence, the proteins below share one genomic window:
- a CDS encoding uncharacterized protein (SECRETED:cutsite_ISA-DD; SECRETED:prob_0.7123); SECRETED:SignalP(1-21): protein MAKLYLIAVIIASTLVSLISADDNSDPIADKLTQIKAMIDFSVIFYVLAFILWIIGLALTNKKKIWCGSGSNVNDNKEKDKSKLEINNWAVVDILLKLNGFISNIMFILNVMNIMKHMKANNNGDYKDYENIYKLSIIIVILSGAWNFYISLLAVASQPFYTFCVRITKICCCFCWFLCFYGRKKKCNDCKKHNAEEFLGWLKDNKFVATILIACSFISLEFFEFSNSKWGGLKTFNSKMNRFGKIIVFYGAIVNIFIRDVPKLVIQIIYRETLKGNQFMLALNGLIIFVAIISRILYGIILIFSRSKEKCNHNAYVT, encoded by the exons ATGGCAAAATTATATCTTATTGCTGTAATCATTGCTTCAACTTtggtttctttaatttcagcTGATGATAATTCTGACCCTATCGCTGATAAA tTAACGCAAATAAAGGCAATGATTGATTTTTcagttattttttatgttcttGCTTTTATATTATGGATTATAGGTTTagcattaacaaataaaaaaaag ATATGGTGTGGCTCCGGCTCTAACGTTAacgataataaagaaaaa GATAAATCAAAACTTGAAATCAATAATTGGGCAGTTGTAGATATACTTCTTAAATTAAATggatttatttctaatattatgtttattcttaatgttatgaatattatgaaacaTATGAAAGCAAATAATAATGGGGATTATAaagattatgaaaatatttataaactg TCAATAATTATAGTTATACTTTCTGGTGCatggaatttttatatatctttaCTAGCTGTAGCTTCTCAACCCTTTTATACTTTTTGTGTAAGGATAACTAAAATTTGCTGTTGTTTTTGTTggtttttatgtttttatggacgtaaaaaaaaatgtaatgatTGTAAAAAGCATAATGCTGAAGAATTTTTAGGATGGCTTAaggataataaatttgttgcaACCATCCTTATAGCATGTAGTTTTATTTCACTTGAATTTTTCGAATTCTCTAATTCAAAATGGGGAGGATTGAAAACATTTAATTCCAAAATGAATAGATTTGGAAAAATCATAGTTTTTTATGGTGCAatagttaatatatttatacgaGATGTTCCTAAACTTGTTATCCAG attatttacCGTGAAACGTTAAAAGGGAACCAGTTCATGCTTGCTCTGAatggtttaattatatttgtagCTATAATTAGCAGAATTTTATAtggtataattttaatatttagtcGTTCTAAAGAGAAATGTAATCATAACGCATATGTCACGTGA